One region of Flavobacterium pisciphilum genomic DNA includes:
- a CDS encoding SusD/RagB family nutrient-binding outer membrane lipoprotein, whose protein sequence is MKKLIYALGILILTISCDDNGLTDLNVDEKNPSVVPASTLFTNAEKALTEQLVNTNVNRNIFRLVNQQWTETTYLDESIYNWVTRKISDNHWDRLYAGSLADLAQAKAFLEKDVISPTDLEFTQKTITKKNQLILIDILMVYTYQILVDTYGDVPYTESLQGSANYLPKYDKAVDIYKDLIVRLNKDIANLDTTYPAFGDAEVIYKDDLDAWIKFANSIKLKLGINLKASGLEAAIADATIISGAAGGFTSNADNAKLPYMLNLPNTNPLYVDMVFSGRNDFVVAKPFVDALVTLNDPRKTAYFRPTYKDTDPVTGDLITVTGYRGGIVGTKNSQSKYTHASNKIKAPDFSGTLLDYAEVEFLLAEAAGRGVAVGGDVASHYEAAIRASMDDWGISPADANAYLAQPAVAYATATGTWQQRVGEQAWYALFNRGFEGWTSTRRLNFPVLTPPSNADAAAEGKVPSRMAYPIREQTLNATNYNAAATAIGGDKLSTKIFWDK, encoded by the coding sequence ATGAAAAAATTAATATATGCTTTAGGAATCTTAATCCTCACAATTTCTTGTGATGATAATGGCCTAACAGATTTAAATGTCGACGAAAAAAACCCTTCTGTTGTACCCGCAAGCACTCTTTTCACAAATGCAGAAAAAGCACTTACAGAACAACTTGTTAATACGAATGTAAACAGAAACATATTTAGGTTGGTTAACCAACAATGGACAGAAACAACTTATCTGGATGAATCAATTTACAACTGGGTTACCCGTAAAATCTCCGATAATCACTGGGACAGACTTTATGCCGGATCTTTAGCCGACTTAGCTCAAGCAAAAGCATTTCTTGAAAAAGATGTAATCTCCCCTACCGATTTAGAATTCACACAAAAAACAATCACTAAGAAAAATCAATTGATATTAATTGATATTTTAATGGTTTATACTTATCAAATACTTGTTGACACTTATGGTGATGTACCTTATACTGAATCATTGCAAGGATCTGCAAATTACCTGCCAAAATATGATAAAGCTGTAGACATCTACAAAGACCTTATAGTTCGCCTAAACAAAGATATTGCAAACCTAGACACAACATATCCTGCATTTGGCGATGCTGAAGTAATCTATAAAGATGACTTAGATGCTTGGATTAAATTTGCGAATAGCATTAAATTAAAATTAGGAATTAATCTTAAAGCATCAGGTTTAGAAGCTGCAATTGCAGACGCTACAATTATATCAGGTGCCGCAGGCGGATTCACTTCCAATGCTGATAATGCCAAACTACCTTATATGCTAAACCTTCCTAACACCAATCCACTTTATGTTGATATGGTATTCTCAGGAAGAAATGATTTTGTTGTTGCAAAACCATTTGTTGATGCATTAGTAACATTAAACGACCCAAGAAAAACTGCATATTTTAGACCAACTTACAAAGACACAGACCCAGTTACTGGAGACTTAATAACAGTAACAGGCTACAGAGGTGGTATCGTTGGAACAAAAAACTCACAATCTAAATACACTCATGCTAGCAACAAAATCAAAGCACCAGATTTCAGCGGTACATTGTTAGATTATGCTGAAGTAGAATTCTTATTGGCTGAAGCTGCAGGAAGAGGAGTAGCCGTAGGAGGTGATGTAGCCTCTCATTATGAAGCTGCAATTAGAGCATCTATGGATGACTGGGGCATATCTCCAGCAGATGCTAATGCCTATTTAGCTCAACCAGCTGTTGCTTATGCTACAGCAACAGGAACATGGCAACAAAGAGTAGGTGAACAAGCATGGTATGCTTTATTCAACAGAGGCTTTGAAGGATGGACTTCTACAAGAAGACTAAACTTCCCTGTTCTTACACCTCCTTCAAACGCAGACGCTGCTGCTGAAGGAAAAGTACCATCAAGAATGGCATACCCTATCAGAGAACAAACCTTAAATGCAACAAATTATAATGCAGCTGCAACTGCAATTGGAGGAGACAAATTATCTACAAAAATATTCTGGGATAAATAA
- the rlmB gene encoding 23S rRNA (guanosine(2251)-2'-O)-methyltransferase RlmB, whose amino-acid sequence MEKEHQIFGIRAIIEAIQSGKEVDKVFIQKEISGELMKDLMKVMKRANINFSYVPVEKLNRLTPNNHQGAVATISPIGFIELEHLVDSTVASGNTPLFLILDQISDARNFGAIIRTAECTGVNGIIVQKSGSAPVNGDTVKTSAGAVFNVPICKVEHIKDAIFYLQASGIKTVAATEKTDQNIYDITLNEPVAIIMGSEDRGINPSVLKIVDEKAKLPMFGTIGSLNVSVACGAFLYEAVRQRN is encoded by the coding sequence ATGGAAAAAGAACATCAAATATTCGGAATAAGAGCTATCATAGAAGCGATACAATCAGGCAAAGAAGTAGATAAAGTCTTTATACAAAAAGAGATCTCTGGAGAATTAATGAAAGATTTGATGAAAGTGATGAAAAGAGCCAACATCAACTTTTCTTATGTTCCTGTCGAAAAGCTAAACAGACTTACCCCAAATAATCATCAAGGCGCCGTTGCAACAATATCGCCAATTGGATTTATCGAACTAGAACACCTAGTAGATTCAACAGTTGCATCTGGAAACACTCCCCTATTTTTAATATTAGATCAAATATCTGATGCAAGAAACTTTGGAGCTATTATTAGAACTGCGGAATGCACCGGTGTAAATGGAATTATTGTTCAAAAGTCTGGCTCAGCTCCTGTAAATGGAGACACAGTTAAAACATCAGCTGGCGCGGTATTCAATGTACCAATCTGTAAAGTAGAACACATAAAAGATGCTATTTTTTACCTTCAGGCTTCAGGAATAAAAACTGTTGCTGCTACAGAAAAAACAGATCAAAATATTTATGATATTACTCTAAATGAACCTGTAGCAATCATCATGGGTTCTGAAGACAGAGGAATCAATCCCTCAGTTTTAAAAATTGTTGACGAAAAAGCAAAACTACCAATGTTCGGAACAATTGGTTCGCTAAATGTGTCCGTTGCTTGTGGGGCTTTTTTATATGAAGCTGTACGCCAACGAAATTAA
- a CDS encoding SusC/RagA family TonB-linked outer membrane protein, with amino-acid sequence MKLKFNGFLVLLLVLVAQLTFAQERAVSGIVSDNSGMPLPGVSVLVKGTKTGTQTDFDGKFSIKATSSQVLVFSYIGMKTQEITATSTNVNIKLKDDSVELEGVVVTALGIKKDEKKLGYAVSKVSADEITKSGEQNVLQALAGKAAGVQIIGSGGTPGASSKIIIRGANTITGTTDPLIVVDGIPIDNTTTQTTAGDNPFNSNLSGINNSNRALDINPNDIESVTVLKGPAAAALYGARAGNGVIIYTTKKGKNGKGIGIDFNTSLAIDRVSQLPSRQNKYIQGTVNTGTAPDPRTPQSWGPSAASLGLPTYDNVGNFFKDGLTHTNNISFYGGDEKATFRASYGNVTQTGMIPESGLKRNTIRLSGDLKLNESWKAGASMQYTHTTNTLVQNGSNTSGVMLSLLRSPINYDLRNYKDEFGNNTNYFASYDNPYFTVNENPATSDVNRALGNIFLTYSHAEWLSLTAKAGIDAYSDTRKQIYAISSNGDNLGGIGEVAFNTITNKDYYGDLIATGLLPIKSEWLKINYTAGLNLRSTQYLDIFARGKDLSVRGLYNLSNATELYASNVEENTISRAIFAQVDFDIKDQLFISGTVRKEWSSTYGDNVRSAVFPSGTASWILSNTFGLTNFVKLSYGYGEVGIAPIAYRTKSVYSQPSLTDGFTDGLSFPYNGVNGMAVQGRLGNPDLKPERVLGHDLGLSAKFLDNRLSVDLNLYYKTSKDLLIDVPLAQSSGYAFQYKNAAELRNKGIELELGYDIFKKSNPFQWNINLNWAKNENEVTDIAGGLPEISIEPAFTSIGYYAVKGQPLGSFYGTKWLRDANGQIVIGTNGLAKLDPVKGNLGNSAPNWTGGIRNTFSFKRVTLSALLDFRQGGVVYNGTGARLNTIGVSEASADREHTYIIPGVKEDGTQNTQEISAKSYFQNFKGDSSLAAAEEAVTDVNWIRLRDVNIAYDFNVKQFPFLSAAQISLTGRNLWLNTNYKGVDPETSLTGAGSRINGLDYFNNPGSKSFIMSLRVSF; translated from the coding sequence ATGAAACTAAAGTTCAATGGATTCTTAGTACTACTATTAGTACTAGTTGCGCAACTAACTTTTGCGCAGGAAAGAGCTGTTTCGGGTATTGTTTCCGACAATTCTGGCATGCCTTTACCAGGCGTAAGCGTATTAGTTAAAGGGACAAAAACTGGAACACAAACTGATTTTGATGGAAAGTTCTCTATCAAAGCTACTTCAAGTCAAGTATTAGTTTTTAGCTACATTGGGATGAAAACCCAAGAGATTACAGCTACTAGTACAAATGTTAACATCAAACTAAAAGATGACTCAGTAGAACTTGAAGGTGTGGTTGTAACCGCATTAGGTATCAAAAAAGACGAAAAAAAACTTGGATACGCAGTATCTAAAGTATCAGCAGATGAAATCACCAAATCTGGAGAACAAAACGTTCTTCAAGCATTAGCTGGTAAAGCTGCTGGGGTACAAATCATTGGATCTGGAGGAACTCCTGGTGCTTCTAGTAAAATTATTATTAGAGGTGCTAATACTATTACTGGTACAACCGACCCATTAATAGTAGTTGACGGTATACCAATCGACAATACTACAACTCAAACTACAGCTGGTGACAACCCTTTCAATTCAAACTTATCAGGGATTAACAACTCAAACAGAGCATTAGACATCAACCCTAACGATATCGAAAGTGTTACTGTTCTTAAAGGGCCTGCTGCTGCAGCATTATACGGAGCAAGAGCTGGTAATGGTGTAATCATTTATACTACAAAAAAAGGTAAAAATGGAAAAGGTATAGGAATTGATTTTAATACTTCATTAGCAATAGATAGAGTAAGTCAATTACCTTCAAGACAAAACAAATACATACAAGGTACTGTTAATACTGGAACTGCTCCAGACCCAAGAACACCTCAAAGTTGGGGACCTTCAGCAGCATCATTAGGATTACCTACTTATGATAACGTTGGTAACTTCTTCAAAGATGGATTAACACATACAAATAACATTTCTTTTTACGGTGGAGATGAAAAAGCAACTTTTAGAGCTTCTTATGGTAACGTAACTCAAACAGGGATGATTCCAGAGAGTGGTCTAAAAAGAAATACAATCAGACTTTCAGGAGATTTAAAACTAAACGAAAGCTGGAAAGCTGGAGCTAGTATGCAATACACTCATACTACTAACACTCTAGTTCAAAATGGTAGTAATACTTCTGGAGTAATGTTGAGTTTATTACGTTCTCCTATTAATTATGACTTAAGAAATTATAAAGACGAATTCGGAAATAACACAAATTATTTCGCAAGTTATGACAACCCATACTTTACTGTAAACGAAAACCCTGCTACAAGTGATGTTAATCGTGCATTAGGAAACATCTTCTTAACTTACAGCCATGCTGAATGGTTGTCTTTAACTGCAAAAGCAGGTATCGATGCCTATTCTGATACTCGTAAACAGATATATGCAATTTCATCAAATGGAGATAACCTAGGAGGAATTGGAGAAGTAGCCTTTAACACCATCACAAACAAAGACTATTATGGTGATTTAATTGCTACAGGTTTATTACCAATAAAATCAGAATGGTTAAAAATCAACTATACTGCTGGACTTAACTTACGCTCTACACAATATTTAGATATATTCGCAAGAGGTAAAGATCTTTCAGTAAGAGGATTATACAACCTAAGTAATGCTACAGAATTGTATGCTTCAAACGTAGAAGAAAACACAATTTCAAGAGCAATATTTGCACAAGTAGATTTCGACATTAAAGATCAACTTTTCATATCTGGTACGGTTCGTAAAGAATGGTCATCAACTTATGGAGACAATGTTAGAAGCGCTGTATTCCCTTCTGGAACCGCATCATGGATTCTATCAAACACTTTTGGTCTAACTAATTTTGTAAAATTAAGTTATGGATACGGAGAAGTAGGTATTGCACCAATTGCTTACCGTACAAAAAGTGTTTACAGTCAACCTAGCCTTACAGATGGCTTCACTGACGGTTTAAGCTTCCCTTACAATGGAGTAAATGGTATGGCTGTACAAGGTCGTTTAGGTAACCCTGATCTAAAACCAGAAAGAGTACTAGGTCACGATTTAGGATTAAGTGCTAAGTTCTTAGATAATCGTTTATCAGTAGACTTAAACCTATACTACAAGACATCTAAAGATCTATTAATTGACGTACCATTGGCGCAATCTTCTGGTTATGCTTTTCAATATAAAAACGCTGCAGAACTAAGAAACAAAGGTATTGAACTTGAACTAGGTTATGATATTTTCAAAAAAAGTAACCCATTTCAATGGAACATTAACTTAAACTGGGCTAAAAACGAAAATGAAGTTACAGATATCGCAGGTGGTTTACCAGAAATATCTATAGAACCAGCATTTACTTCAATTGGATATTATGCAGTTAAAGGTCAACCACTAGGAAGTTTTTACGGAACAAAATGGTTACGTGATGCAAATGGTCAAATAGTTATTGGTACTAATGGTTTAGCCAAATTAGACCCCGTAAAAGGAAACTTAGGAAACTCTGCTCCAAACTGGACAGGTGGAATTAGAAATACTTTCTCTTTCAAAAGAGTAACATTATCTGCATTATTAGACTTTAGACAAGGTGGTGTAGTTTACAATGGAACTGGAGCTAGATTAAATACAATTGGTGTGTCTGAAGCATCAGCTGATAGAGAACATACTTACATTATACCTGGTGTAAAAGAAGATGGAACTCAAAATACACAAGAAATCTCTGCTAAAAGTTATTTTCAAAACTTTAAAGGTGACTCTAGTTTAGCTGCAGCTGAAGAAGCAGTAACAGATGTAAACTGGATTAGATTACGTGATGTAAATATTGCTTACGATTTCAATGTAAAACAATTCCCTTTCTTAAGCGCTGCACAAATATCTCTTACTGGAAGAAACTTATGGCTTAACACAAACTATAAAGGAGTAGATCCAGAAACTAGTTTAACAGGAGCTGGTTCTAGAATTAATGGATTAGATTATTTCAATAATCCTGGTAGCAAATCATTTATAATGAGTCTACGTGTAAGCTTCTAA
- a CDS encoding SusD/RagB family nutrient-binding outer membrane lipoprotein, translating to MKKYIKKIILVAFSVSLLVSCQTELDEFNINPNDPNTSNPKLLLSAMELGTFQTHSSGVMRYSGVFTQHLQGTSIGQFGAAGLYVVNEGDVNNEWNLIYGTTLMNGHILNRDFAANYPYYNGIGQILSAINLGYATDMWGDVPYDEAFLAEETGNKTPKYNTQQEIYDRIQGLLDKALANFQKPAASNEELPSKADFVFAGDIKKWTKVAYVLKARYALRLTAVNASNAQKALDYITLAGMTSNGDDANTLFLDKPNSWNQWFAFENGRENYIKMGKYFVDNLVNNNDPRLPFMVGEDVNGGYTGNAVDDIDSVKTSYIAGFGYPDDNTQNGFASSAWQIGIVTYAEAKFIEAEAKTILGQSGQTALQDAVTASVTKITGTAPTAPFLAAATADFTVAGIIQQKYIALFLTMEPYNDYRRTGFPALTPNPNSDTKVIPVRLPTPSDERQYNPNATVVSNVTTKVWWDKN from the coding sequence ATGAAAAAATATATAAAAAAAATAATTCTCGTAGCTTTTAGCGTTAGCTTACTTGTGAGCTGTCAAACAGAATTAGATGAATTTAATATCAACCCAAACGACCCAAACACAAGTAATCCGAAATTATTGCTATCAGCGATGGAGCTTGGAACTTTCCAAACTCACAGCAGTGGAGTAATGAGATATTCAGGAGTTTTCACACAACATCTACAAGGAACTAGTATAGGTCAATTTGGAGCAGCTGGTTTATATGTTGTAAACGAAGGTGACGTTAACAACGAATGGAATCTTATCTACGGAACTACCTTAATGAATGGGCATATCTTGAACCGAGATTTTGCAGCAAACTATCCATACTATAATGGTATTGGACAAATCTTGTCAGCTATAAATTTAGGATACGCTACAGACATGTGGGGTGATGTACCTTATGATGAAGCTTTTCTTGCTGAAGAAACTGGAAATAAAACTCCAAAATACAATACGCAACAAGAAATTTATGACAGAATTCAGGGGCTTCTAGACAAAGCTCTTGCAAATTTCCAAAAACCTGCAGCAAGCAACGAAGAATTACCTTCAAAAGCTGACTTCGTCTTTGCGGGAGACATAAAAAAATGGACTAAAGTTGCTTATGTATTAAAAGCAAGATATGCTTTAAGATTAACGGCAGTTAATGCTAGCAATGCTCAAAAAGCTCTTGATTATATAACGCTCGCTGGAATGACATCAAATGGTGATGACGCTAATACATTATTCCTTGACAAACCAAACTCATGGAACCAATGGTTTGCATTTGAAAACGGCCGTGAGAATTATATCAAAATGGGTAAATATTTTGTAGATAATTTAGTTAATAACAATGACCCTAGATTACCTTTCATGGTAGGTGAAGATGTAAATGGTGGCTATACTGGGAATGCTGTTGATGATATCGATTCTGTTAAAACATCTTACATAGCAGGTTTTGGTTATCCAGATGATAATACCCAAAATGGTTTCGCTAGTTCTGCTTGGCAAATTGGAATAGTAACTTACGCTGAAGCTAAATTTATCGAAGCTGAAGCCAAAACTATATTAGGACAATCTGGTCAAACTGCATTACAAGATGCTGTAACTGCTTCTGTAACAAAAATTACTGGTACAGCTCCAACAGCACCTTTCTTAGCAGCAGCGACTGCTGATTTTACAGTTGCTGGTATAATCCAACAAAAATACATTGCTCTATTCTTAACTATGGAGCCTTACAATGATTACAGAAGAACAGGATTCCCGGCTTTAACTCCAAATCCTAATTCAGATACAAAAGTTATCCCAGTAAGACTACCTACTCCATCTGATGAAAGACAATACAACCCTAACGCAACTGTGGTTAGTAATGTTACAACTAAAGTTTGGTGGGATAAAAACTAA
- a CDS encoding rhomboid family intramembrane serine protease translates to MVENHFKFTNSVIVLPLFSVLFLWIVYWLQIRYDFDFYENGIYPRTFSGLQGIIFSPFIHADISHLYNNSIPLLVLLAALQFFYPKQTVAVILYGILFSGLITWIIARPNYHIGASGLIYVLVSFIFFKGIQTRYYRLVALSLSVVLLYGGMIWYVFPEVDTSISWEGHLAGLITGFLMSLKYKTPEYQKPILYDWQHPDFNPEEDAFMKHFDENGNFINLPEPEEIIVQNESFFTSNTNVVYDFVEEKSSIKV, encoded by the coding sequence ATAGTGGAAAATCATTTTAAATTTACCAATTCGGTTATTGTACTGCCATTATTTTCCGTACTATTTTTATGGATTGTGTATTGGTTGCAAATTCGTTATGATTTTGATTTTTATGAAAATGGTATTTACCCAAGAACTTTTTCGGGATTGCAAGGAATAATTTTTAGTCCTTTTATTCATGCCGATATCAGTCATTTGTATAATAACTCAATACCGTTATTGGTTCTGTTGGCGGCACTTCAGTTCTTTTATCCGAAGCAGACAGTTGCTGTAATTCTCTACGGAATATTGTTTTCGGGATTGATCACTTGGATTATAGCAAGACCTAATTACCATATTGGAGCAAGTGGTTTGATATATGTTTTGGTAAGTTTTATTTTCTTCAAAGGAATTCAAACTCGATACTATCGATTGGTAGCTTTGTCCTTATCAGTTGTTTTGCTTTATGGTGGAATGATTTGGTATGTCTTTCCAGAAGTAGATACTTCGATTTCTTGGGAGGGGCATTTAGCAGGATTGATAACAGGCTTTTTAATGTCCTTAAAATATAAGACACCCGAATATCAAAAGCCTATTCTATATGATTGGCAGCATCCTGATTTTAATCCAGAAGAAGATGCCTTTATGAAGCATTTTGATGAAAATGGGAATTTTATTAATTTGCCAGAACCAGAGGAAATTATTGTTCAAAATGAGTCTTTCTTTACCTCTAATACAAACGTTGTTTATGATTTTGTTGAAGAGAAAAGCTCTATAAAAGTATAA